The Blastomonas fulva genome contains a region encoding:
- a CDS encoding SDR family oxidoreductase — translation MTSSKSKATKAGATDGRLAGKVALVTGAAGNLGGAIIRRFIGEGATLVMTGRTAERLEAAKAALLSETGVDEARVFTVILDGGDPDSVRAAMGEVKAALGRIDVLVNNAGSAGPRQTLENVPLTKAEMEANGDTETVADAMRNLLGVSWNLTRAAAPIMPAGGSVINISTIFAHTRYHGRTAYVVPKAALNALSQELAKELGAEGIRVNTVFPGPIESERIRTVFASMDKLQGEGDGATADYFMGRMSLKRAMGGAKPAKTLPVPGDIADACLFLASDESSALNGNEIDVTHGMEVRKDSRSTYMTRPSMRSLDGTGLSVLIAAGEQWEDALEIARIQLLQGARVLLGLTRQVDVAQAEARVRAQNLGDGIDIMRFNRAEPDGMEAVLRAFSDAHGPINSAIILPVKASNLFSATLAGATDADVDLLLDIELSGAIALARTLARYWKQRTDLLQDPRYVFMSSPTDGNGDRFGRIMTAAIAQLITIWRDESRVEALHGRQQRAVWGNQIIRYTNAEEDNIRFAAGHATRIVFKEQKITETSLYLPANIGEETGARKAMLGFAENITGLHLGKVALITGGSAGIGGQVARLLALAGAKVMMVARRESELEAARERIVGELQDVGFSGVERRIKFIANVDVSDFDSLRRAADATMEEFGRIDYLINNAGVAGAEDMVIDMPLDTWRWTLDANLISNYLLMHYVVPIMKRQGSGYILNVSSYFGGEKFLAVAYPNRADYAVSKAGQRAMVESFSRFLGPEIQVNAIAPGPVDGDRLSGTGGKPGLFLRRARLILENKRLNAIYAAVIESIREGAEVTHVLGRLARNDTGYLSHDRSTPDPLRLLCLELAREGDGICTWDRYLLTPEIAGRLLARLRSAGYLLQNADWQERSGTADGLTGWLMVTPPDDMPYLPQDRIGKEADKVGRGVLSQLHLGAMPKESEVAQATVFYLADRAVSGETFMPSGGLSVERSYTEREMFGSPKQERLDRMKGTTVWVIGEHLADYIAETANHLIGGLGVARMVLLTRTEAGGAGVLAMLDAEVADKVTVRVCGADIEGAMDTALTDFGRPTTVVSTPMAGLPDRLFDDGAMLDPAEFRDLCEENLTHHFRIARKASLYDGCQLVLVSPDVPFGQSGPAFALANFVKTTLHAFTATLAVENERLVHDVPTNQINLTRRIRSEEPRNAVEHQEELKRFARAVLLVGAPLPDAQDSRYRARIYRGTSMTV, via the coding sequence ATGACAAGCAGCAAGAGCAAAGCGACCAAAGCAGGCGCAACTGACGGCAGGCTGGCAGGCAAGGTGGCCCTGGTCACCGGGGCTGCGGGCAATCTTGGCGGCGCGATCATCCGCCGCTTCATCGGCGAGGGCGCGACCCTGGTGATGACCGGGCGCACGGCCGAACGGCTCGAGGCGGCCAAGGCGGCACTGCTCTCCGAGACCGGGGTCGACGAGGCGCGCGTGTTCACCGTCATCCTTGATGGCGGCGATCCCGATTCGGTCCGCGCGGCGATGGGCGAGGTCAAGGCGGCACTGGGCCGGATCGACGTGCTGGTCAACAATGCGGGCTCTGCAGGGCCTCGCCAAACGCTCGAGAACGTGCCGCTGACCAAGGCCGAGATGGAGGCCAATGGCGACACCGAAACCGTCGCCGACGCGATGCGCAATCTGCTCGGCGTCAGCTGGAACCTGACCCGGGCTGCGGCCCCGATCATGCCGGCGGGCGGATCGGTGATCAACATTTCGACCATCTTCGCGCACACCCGCTATCATGGCCGCACGGCCTATGTGGTGCCCAAGGCGGCACTGAACGCGCTCAGCCAGGAGCTCGCCAAGGAGCTCGGAGCCGAGGGCATCCGCGTCAACACCGTGTTCCCCGGCCCGATCGAAAGCGAGCGCATCCGCACCGTCTTCGCCTCGATGGACAAATTGCAGGGCGAGGGCGACGGTGCCACGGCGGACTATTTCATGGGCCGCATGTCGCTGAAGCGCGCAATGGGCGGCGCCAAGCCCGCCAAGACGCTGCCGGTGCCCGGCGATATCGCCGATGCCTGCCTGTTCCTCGCCAGCGACGAGTCCTCCGCGCTCAACGGCAACGAGATCGACGTCACCCATGGCATGGAAGTGCGCAAGGATTCGCGATCGACCTATATGACCCGCCCATCGATGCGATCGCTCGACGGCACCGGGCTCAGCGTGCTGATCGCGGCGGGCGAACAATGGGAAGACGCGCTCGAGATCGCGCGGATTCAGCTGCTGCAGGGCGCGCGCGTGCTGCTGGGGCTGACGCGGCAGGTCGATGTTGCGCAGGCCGAGGCACGGGTGCGCGCGCAGAATCTGGGCGATGGCATCGACATCATGCGCTTCAACCGCGCCGAACCCGATGGCATGGAGGCGGTACTGCGCGCCTTTTCCGATGCGCACGGCCCGATCAACAGCGCGATCATCCTGCCGGTCAAGGCATCCAACCTGTTCTCCGCAACGCTGGCGGGCGCGACCGATGCCGATGTCGATCTGCTGCTCGATATCGAGCTGTCGGGCGCGATCGCGCTTGCCCGAACGCTGGCGCGCTACTGGAAGCAGCGCACCGATCTGCTGCAGGATCCGCGCTACGTCTTCATGTCGTCGCCCACCGATGGCAATGGCGACCGCTTCGGGCGGATCATGACCGCTGCGATCGCGCAGTTGATCACCATCTGGCGCGACGAATCGCGGGTCGAGGCGCTGCACGGCCGCCAGCAGCGCGCGGTCTGGGGCAACCAGATCATCCGCTATACCAACGCGGAGGAAGACAATATCCGCTTTGCTGCCGGGCACGCCACGCGGATCGTGTTCAAGGAACAGAAGATCACCGAAACCTCGCTGTACCTGCCCGCCAACATCGGTGAGGAAACCGGCGCGCGCAAGGCGATGCTGGGCTTTGCCGAGAACATCACCGGGCTGCATCTGGGCAAGGTCGCTTTGATCACCGGAGGCTCCGCCGGTATCGGCGGCCAGGTCGCGCGGTTGCTCGCGCTGGCGGGCGCCAAGGTGATGATGGTCGCCCGGCGCGAGAGCGAGCTCGAGGCCGCGCGCGAGCGTATCGTCGGCGAATTGCAGGATGTCGGTTTCTCGGGCGTCGAACGGCGGATCAAGTTCATCGCCAATGTCGATGTCAGCGATTTCGATTCGCTGCGCCGCGCCGCCGATGCCACGATGGAAGAGTTCGGCCGGATCGATTATCTGATCAACAACGCCGGTGTCGCGGGCGCCGAGGACATGGTCATCGACATGCCGCTCGACACCTGGCGCTGGACGCTCGATGCGAACCTGATCAGCAACTATCTGCTGATGCACTATGTCGTGCCGATCATGAAACGCCAGGGATCGGGTTATATCCTCAATGTCTCGAGCTATTTCGGCGGCGAGAAGTTCCTTGCCGTCGCCTATCCCAACCGCGCCGATTATGCGGTGTCGAAGGCGGGCCAGCGCGCGATGGTCGAAAGCTTCTCGCGCTTTCTCGGCCCCGAAATCCAGGTCAACGCGATCGCGCCCGGCCCGGTCGACGGCGACCGTCTCTCGGGTACCGGCGGCAAGCCAGGCCTCTTCCTGCGCCGCGCGCGCCTGATCCTCGAGAACAAGCGGCTGAACGCGATCTATGCCGCCGTCATCGAATCGATCCGCGAGGGTGCGGAGGTGACGCATGTGCTCGGGCGTCTGGCGCGCAACGATACCGGCTATCTCAGCCACGACCGTTCGACCCCCGACCCGCTGCGGCTGCTGTGTCTCGAACTCGCGCGCGAGGGCGACGGCATCTGCACCTGGGACCGCTATCTGCTCACCCCCGAGATTGCCGGACGGCTGCTCGCGCGGCTGCGCTCGGCGGGATATCTGTTGCAGAATGCCGACTGGCAGGAGCGCAGCGGCACCGCCGATGGCCTCACCGGCTGGCTGATGGTCACGCCGCCCGATGACATGCCGTACCTTCCCCAGGATCGCATCGGCAAGGAAGCCGACAAGGTCGGGCGCGGCGTGCTCTCGCAGCTGCATCTGGGCGCGATGCCCAAGGAAAGCGAAGTGGCCCAGGCCACCGTGTTCTATCTCGCGGACCGCGCGGTCAGCGGCGAGACGTTCATGCCCTCGGGCGGGCTCAGCGTCGAACGCTCCTATACCGAGCGCGAGATGTTCGGCAGCCCCAAGCAGGAGCGGCTCGACCGGATGAAGGGCACCACCGTGTGGGTCATCGGCGAGCATCTGGCCGATTACATCGCCGAGACGGCCAACCATCTGATCGGCGGCCTGGGCGTGGCGCGGATGGTGCTGCTGACCCGGACCGAGGCCGGCGGCGCAGGCGTGCTTGCCATGCTGGACGCGGAGGTCGCCGACAAGGTGACGGTGCGCGTATGCGGCGCGGACATCGAAGGCGCGATGGATACGGCGCTGACCGACTTCGGGCGGCCCACCACGGTCGTCTCGACGCCGATGGCGGGCCTGCCCGACCGGTTGTTCGATGACGGCGCGATGCTCGACCCTGCAGAATTCAGGGACCTGTGCGAGGAGAACCTGACCCACCATTTCCGCATCGCCCGCAAGGCCTCGCTCTATGATGGGTGCCAGCTGGTGCTGGTCTCGCCCGATGTGCCCTTCGGCCAGAGCGGGCCTGCATTCGCGCTCGCCAACTTCGTCAAGACGACGCTGCACGCGTTCACCGCAACGCTGGCGGTGGAAAACGAGCGGCTGGTGCACGATGTGCCCACCAACCAGATCAACCTCACCCGTCGCATCCGCTCCGAAGAACCGCGCAACGCGGTGGAGCATCAGGAAGAGCTCAAGCGCTTCGCCCGCGCCGTGCTGCTGGTCGGCGCCCCGCTTCCCGACGCGCAGGATTCACGGTATCGCGCGCGGATCTACCGGGGGACTTCGATGACGGTGTGA